The following are from one region of the Thiocapsa rosea genome:
- a CDS encoding glutamate decarboxylase, with product MPKQDVKTPTGRSDRDPLNDEVENANDETYGSTELATGLPKSTFPDGERDPRRIYAAVRDELMLDGNSRQNLATFCQTWEEPEIHRLMDDCIDKNMIDKDEYPQTAEIESRCVQMLAGLWNAPAGEQAVGCSTTGSSEAAMLGGLAMKRRWETRRRAEGKPTDKPNLITGPVQVCWHKFTRYWDIEHREIPMDKGRLLMTPEEVLSRCDENTIGVVPTLGVTFTGEFEPVKAISDALDTLQADTGLDIPIHVDGASGGFLAPFCAPELEWDFRLPRVRSINASGHKFGLAPLGVGWVLWREEQDLPESMVFWVNYLGGNMRDIALNFSRPAGQIVCQYYNFLRLGREGYRKVHTACYRSAEYLAEEIAKMGPFEIVFGGDMARGIPAVSWKLIDGTDPGFTLFDLADRLRVRGWQVPAYTLPANCQDQAIQRVLVRNGVSRDLCTLLVDHMKAALSHIDAHPIQESLTSKEASGFHH from the coding sequence ATGCCGAAGCAGGACGTCAAGACGCCAACGGGTCGCAGCGATCGGGATCCTCTGAACGACGAGGTCGAGAATGCCAACGACGAGACCTACGGTTCGACCGAGCTCGCCACGGGGCTCCCGAAGTCGACCTTCCCCGATGGCGAACGCGATCCGCGACGCATCTATGCCGCGGTCCGCGACGAGCTGATGCTCGACGGGAATTCGCGTCAAAACCTCGCGACCTTCTGCCAGACCTGGGAGGAGCCCGAGATCCATCGACTGATGGATGACTGCATCGACAAGAACATGATCGACAAGGACGAGTATCCGCAAACGGCCGAGATCGAATCACGTTGTGTGCAGATGCTCGCCGGTCTGTGGAACGCACCTGCCGGCGAGCAGGCGGTCGGTTGCTCCACCACCGGCTCCAGCGAGGCCGCCATGTTGGGCGGGCTGGCCATGAAGCGCCGCTGGGAGACGCGTCGCCGTGCCGAGGGCAAGCCCACCGACAAGCCCAATCTGATCACCGGGCCGGTCCAGGTCTGCTGGCACAAATTTACCCGCTACTGGGATATCGAGCACCGCGAAATCCCGATGGATAAGGGCCGGCTCCTGATGACGCCCGAAGAGGTCCTGAGCCGCTGCGACGAGAACACCATCGGCGTCGTGCCGACGCTGGGCGTGACCTTCACCGGAGAGTTCGAGCCGGTGAAGGCGATCAGCGATGCGCTGGATACACTCCAGGCCGACACAGGTCTCGATATTCCGATCCACGTCGACGGCGCCAGCGGCGGCTTCCTCGCCCCCTTCTGCGCACCCGAGTTGGAGTGGGACTTCCGCCTGCCGAGGGTGCGCTCGATCAACGCCTCGGGCCATAAGTTCGGCCTCGCCCCGCTCGGTGTAGGTTGGGTGCTGTGGCGCGAAGAACAGGATCTGCCCGAGAGCATGGTGTTCTGGGTGAATTATCTCGGCGGCAACATGCGCGATATCGCGCTGAACTTCTCGCGGCCTGCCGGGCAGATCGTGTGTCAGTACTACAACTTCCTGCGCCTCGGGCGCGAGGGCTACCGAAAGGTCCATACCGCCTGCTATCGCAGCGCGGAATACCTGGCCGAGGAGATCGCGAAGATGGGGCCGTTCGAGATCGTCTTCGGCGGGGACATGGCGCGCGGCATCCCGGCGGTGTCCTGGAAGCTCATCGACGGCACCGATCCGGGTTTCACCCTGTTCGATCTGGCCGATCGGCTCCGGGTCCGCGGCTGGCAGGTGCCGGCCTATACCTTGCCGGCGAATTGTCAAGACCAGGCGATCCAGAGGGTGTTGGTGCGCAACGGCGTGAGTCGCGACCTGTGCACGCTGCTCGTCGATCACATGAAGGCGGCCCTGAGCCATATCGACGCGCATCCGATTCAGGAGTCGCTCACGAGCAAAGAGGCATCGGGGTTCCATCACTAG